From a single Helicovermis profundi genomic region:
- a CDS encoding glutamate-1-semialdehyde 2,1-aminomutase, translated as MKKYTNFKKNNEFSREINNLIPGGAHTYSKGDDQFPFLSPKGIKRGKGVYIWDIDDNKYLDWTMGLTSVCLGHAYEKVINAVKKQLDYGVNFQRPADIELTFAKLLKEVFPKYDMFKFAKNGSTVTTAAVKLSRAYTLREKVAVCKDQPFFSYDDWFIGSTKCDFGIPKSTKELTVKFSYNDIESVKQMFKENEGEIACLILEAVKFDQPKDNFLIELQNECKKNGTVFILDEMITGFRYALGGAQEYFGLEPDLSTFGKAVGNGFSVAFLAGKKDIMKLGGIEEGLKKVFLISTTHGAETHGLAAAIEVINELKDENIIEKNWEKGKYITTNANKIIEDLGLTKYIEIIGYPIFPAVIFKDYNLNVSMEFRTLFMQEMITRGVLFQGVFTIAHEHNYDDINLTLKVFKESCEVYLKAINNKSTEGLLIGKATKPVFREIN; from the coding sequence ATGAAGAAATATACTAATTTTAAGAAAAACAATGAGTTTTCTAGAGAAATAAATAATTTAATACCAGGTGGTGCACATACATACAGTAAAGGAGATGATCAATTTCCTTTTCTTTCACCTAAAGGAATAAAGAGAGGTAAAGGAGTTTATATATGGGATATAGATGACAATAAATATCTTGACTGGACTATGGGTCTTACATCAGTTTGTTTAGGACATGCTTATGAAAAAGTTATAAATGCAGTAAAAAAACAACTAGATTATGGAGTGAATTTTCAAAGACCTGCCGATATTGAACTTACTTTTGCAAAACTTCTTAAAGAAGTATTTCCTAAATATGATATGTTTAAATTTGCTAAGAATGGGTCAACAGTGACAACAGCTGCGGTCAAACTTTCAAGAGCATATACCTTAAGGGAAAAAGTTGCAGTGTGTAAAGACCAACCATTTTTTAGCTATGATGATTGGTTTATAGGGTCAACAAAATGCGATTTTGGAATTCCCAAAAGCACAAAAGAATTAACTGTAAAATTTTCTTATAATGATATTGAAAGTGTTAAGCAGATGTTTAAGGAAAACGAGGGCGAAATAGCTTGCCTAATTCTTGAAGCGGTAAAATTTGACCAACCAAAAGATAATTTCTTAATTGAGCTTCAAAACGAATGTAAAAAAAATGGAACTGTATTTATTTTAGATGAAATGATAACAGGATTTAGATATGCTCTAGGCGGAGCCCAGGAGTATTTTGGATTAGAGCCTGATTTATCTACTTTTGGAAAAGCTGTCGGAAATGGATTTTCTGTAGCATTTTTAGCAGGTAAAAAAGATATTATGAAACTTGGTGGGATAGAAGAAGGATTAAAAAAAGTTTTTCTTATTTCAACGACTCATGGAGCTGAAACACATGGTCTTGCGGCTGCGATTGAAGTTATAAATGAATTAAAAGATGAAAATATAATAGAAAAAAACTGGGAAAAAGGAAAATATATTACTACAAATGCTAATAAAATTATTGAGGATTTAGGACTTACTAAATATATTGAAATCATTGGCTATCCTATTTTTCCTGCAGTTATTTTTAAAGATTATAATTTGAATGTATCTATGGAGTTTAGGACACTTTTTATGCAAGAGATGATAACTAGAGGGGTTCTTTTTCAAGGTGTTTTCACTATAGCACATGAGCATAATTATGATGATATTAATCTTACTTTAAAGGTCTTTAAAGAGTCTTGTGAAGTTTATTTAAAGGCAATAAATAATAAGAGTACAGAAGGATTATTAATTGGTAAAGCTACTAAACCTGTTTTTAGAGAAATAAATTAG
- a CDS encoding SDR family NAD(P)-dependent oxidoreductase, whose protein sequence is MSNFENKKILIIGGTGTVGKALVKRLLKEKAKVIRVFSRDEFKQFEMMQEYGDDERLRFLIGDIRDKFRLEFAMDQIDYVFHLAAMKHVGSCEYNPEEAIKTNVIGTKNVIKAAIKNNVSKVIFSSSDKAINPVNTYGATKLLAEKLFVSEGSNSGSYRTKFSVVRFGNIMGSRGSVIPSIKKQVINNKEVTVTNGQMTRFMMSVSKAVELLLRVVDRADGGETFILKMPCIKLDDLIECIIEETAKKYDINVSKIKKRIIGFRQGEKMYEELMTKDEALKAMEFEDMFVIPSYFKNNKYKEKIVSEKVMDSYRSDRHEIVSREEIRKIFEDEKLI, encoded by the coding sequence ATGAGTAATTTTGAAAATAAAAAAATATTAATAATAGGCGGTACAGGAACCGTTGGAAAAGCACTAGTCAAAAGACTTTTAAAAGAAAAAGCTAAGGTAATTAGAGTTTTTAGTAGAGACGAGTTTAAACAGTTTGAGATGATGCAAGAATATGGAGATGATGAAAGATTAAGATTTTTAATAGGTGATATTAGAGATAAATTTAGACTTGAGTTTGCTATGGATCAAATTGATTATGTTTTTCATCTAGCAGCTATGAAACATGTTGGTTCATGTGAATATAATCCTGAAGAAGCAATTAAAACGAATGTTATTGGAACCAAAAATGTTATAAAAGCTGCAATAAAAAACAATGTTTCAAAAGTTATTTTTTCTTCTAGTGATAAAGCTATTAATCCAGTGAATACTTATGGGGCTACAAAATTATTAGCTGAAAAATTATTTGTGTCTGAGGGATCTAATTCTGGGAGTTATAGAACCAAATTTTCTGTAGTTAGATTTGGTAATATTATGGGCTCACGTGGCTCAGTTATACCAAGTATAAAGAAGCAGGTTATTAATAATAAAGAAGTCACTGTAACAAATGGCCAAATGACTAGATTTATGATGAGTGTATCAAAAGCAGTAGAACTTTTACTTAGAGTAGTTGATAGAGCTGATGGAGGAGAAACGTTTATATTAAAAATGCCTTGTATTAAATTAGATGATTTAATTGAATGTATTATTGAAGAAACTGCAAAAAAATATGATATAAATGTTTCAAAAATTAAAAAAAGAATAATTGGATTTAGACAAGGTGAAAAAATGTATGAAGAATTAATGACAAAAGATGAAGCTTTAAAGGCGATGGAATTTGAAGATATGTTTGTAATACCTTCATATTTCAAAAATAATAAATATAAAGAAAAAATAGTAAGTGAAAAAGTAATGGATAGTTATAGATCGGATAGGCATGAAATAGTATCAAGGGAAGAAATTAGAAAGATTTTTGAAGACGAAAAATTGATATAA
- a CDS encoding motility associated factor glycosyltransferase family protein — protein MKIIEKNIEFLERRIPYVSNDLQEREDIQDIKVNINASLNAKYFIKNNNSIFLHSIYDVQNEMNKMFSKLDKQVESLVIFGCGEGHFIEEIKTRYPKLKNLMLIEPSKKLFINFINISDLSKLNITSNLTIVINRTIEETYNMALDFIKTNIKTNIGFVYHMYIISAFEDYYTVVMKKLHDYIKNLRINLNTVRSTARINLINELMNIRFSSEHCSENFSKFLNSKVVTIVSAGPSLGREIDKIEELKKKSIVIAVGTAIKILEENGVKPHFRFFMDPFDENMEIFKDVYNDDVPLIFMNSMYYEILNYYKGPIIRIAIDSEYLVKYFYNTIGKEIEYYKSNYSIASVTHDFIIKSGASKIVLLGQDLSFSGKKRYAKGSWNDDEKIDFNLKDYIEITNNLGEKSYTDLAYWGMKDQFELMISETNIPHYNVSLGGASIKGTTLLPLSDLLLDLNYIDEYSIKNELSKDIKDGYSYENQKLLFKHIWDDSLFIKKSIETKFILIKQLEESDGYSKIEKLKEVFGKLIYIDSELAKNPFYSSVVEAHLKLLFQAYDISFNIENVDEIEKYKNEIQKHITKNAEIHDYIEIVFFVLNELKKIYKKEE, from the coding sequence ATGAAAATAATAGAAAAAAATATAGAATTTTTAGAAAGAAGAATTCCCTATGTATCAAATGATCTGCAGGAGAGAGAGGATATACAGGATATTAAAGTTAATATAAATGCAAGTTTAAATGCAAAATATTTTATAAAGAATAATAATAGTATTTTTTTACATAGTATATACGATGTGCAAAATGAAATGAATAAAATGTTTTCTAAACTGGATAAGCAAGTAGAAAGTCTGGTTATTTTTGGATGCGGAGAAGGTCATTTTATTGAAGAAATTAAAACTAGATATCCAAAACTTAAAAACCTTATGTTAATTGAACCAAGCAAAAAGCTTTTTATAAATTTTATAAATATATCGGATTTATCAAAATTAAATATTACGAGTAATTTGACTATCGTTATAAATAGAACAATTGAAGAAACATATAATATGGCATTGGATTTTATAAAAACCAATATAAAAACTAATATAGGCTTTGTATATCATATGTATATTATTAGTGCTTTTGAGGACTATTATACAGTTGTTATGAAGAAACTACATGATTACATTAAAAATCTTCGAATAAATTTAAATACGGTTAGATCGACGGCTAGAATTAATCTTATTAATGAACTTATGAACATTAGGTTTTCTAGTGAGCATTGTAGTGAAAATTTTTCGAAATTTTTAAATTCCAAGGTTGTTACAATAGTTTCTGCTGGGCCATCTCTTGGAAGAGAAATTGATAAAATAGAAGAGCTTAAAAAGAAATCTATAGTAATTGCGGTTGGTACAGCTATTAAAATACTTGAAGAAAATGGAGTGAAACCTCATTTTAGATTTTTTATGGACCCTTTTGATGAGAATATGGAAATTTTTAAAGATGTGTATAATGATGACGTCCCATTAATTTTTATGAATTCTATGTATTATGAAATTTTAAATTATTATAAGGGGCCAATTATAAGAATTGCAATTGATTCAGAATATTTGGTAAAATACTTTTATAATACTATCGGTAAAGAAATAGAGTATTATAAAAGTAATTATTCTATTGCAAGTGTCACGCATGACTTTATTATTAAGTCTGGTGCAAGTAAAATAGTACTTCTTGGGCAAGATTTAAGTTTTAGTGGTAAAAAAAGATATGCTAAAGGTTCTTGGAATGATGATGAAAAAATTGATTTTAACTTAAAAGATTATATAGAAATTACAAACAATCTTGGCGAAAAATCATATACTGATTTAGCATATTGGGGAATGAAAGATCAATTTGAACTTATGATTTCTGAAACTAATATACCACACTATAATGTGAGTTTAGGTGGAGCATCTATTAAAGGAACTACGCTTCTTCCATTATCTGATTTACTTTTAGATTTAAATTATATTGATGAATATAGTATAAAAAATGAACTTAGTAAAGATATAAAAGATGGGTATAGTTATGAAAATCAAAAATTGCTATTTAAACATATTTGGGATGATAGTTTGTTTATTAAGAAAAGTATAGAAACAAAATTTATATTAATAAAACAATTAGAAGAAAGTGATGGCTATAGTAAAATTGAAAAATTAAAAGAGGTATTTGGTAAGCTTATATATATTGATAGTGAATTGGCTAAAAATCCTTTTTACAGTAGTGTTGTTGAAGCACATTTAAAGCTACTTTTTCAGGCATATGATATTAGTTTTAATATTGAAAATGTCGATGAAATAGAAAAGTATAAAAATGAAATTCAAAAACATATAACAAAAAATGCTGAGATTCATGATTATATTGAGATTGTATTTTTTGTTCTTAATGAACTTAAGAAAATTTATAAAAAAGAAGAGTGA
- a CDS encoding flagellin yields MRINHNLMAMNTARQLGISGENGSKSIEKLSSGLRINRAGDDAAGLAISEKMRGQIRGLNQGSRNAQDGISMIQTAEGGLNETHSILQRMRELSVQASNDTLQSTDRTAIGEEMNALRSEVDRISSVTEFNGKKILDGTLIGKDGTGDVVVGGTVNNTTVTTLEVSSAKAQTYTFSSSDTSLTLTGTDGKAQTITVAAAAAAGDVVNLDFDSLGVKVSLTATAAATATNIAAGVNASTILVTGTGSASFQIGANANQTMSVAFTDMSSSNLGGVTGTTDIATLVADNTAVSTTAKAQVLITQLDAAIVDVSSQRAKFGAAQNRLEHTIKNLDTSSENMQASESRIRDVDMAKEMMEFTKNNILQQAGQSMLAQANQAPQGVLQLLR; encoded by the coding sequence ATGAGAATTAATCACAATCTTATGGCGATGAACACTGCTAGACAACTTGGTATTAGCGGAGAAAACGGATCAAAATCAATCGAAAAATTATCTTCAGGTTTAAGAATCAATAGAGCTGGCGACGACGCTGCTGGTCTTGCAATCTCAGAAAAAATGAGAGGACAAATCAGAGGTCTTAATCAAGGTTCTAGAAATGCACAAGATGGTATTTCAATGATACAAACAGCTGAAGGTGGTCTTAATGAAACTCATTCAATACTTCAAAGAATGAGAGAACTATCAGTACAAGCTTCAAATGATACTTTACAATCTACTGATAGAACTGCAATTGGTGAAGAAATGAATGCACTTAGATCAGAAGTAGATAGAATTTCATCTGTTACTGAATTTAATGGTAAAAAAATACTTGATGGTACTTTAATAGGTAAAGATGGAACTGGTGATGTTGTTGTCGGTGGTACTGTTAACAATACTACTGTAACTACACTTGAGGTAAGTTCTGCAAAAGCTCAGACTTACACTTTTTCATCATCAGATACTTCTTTAACACTTACAGGTACTGATGGTAAAGCTCAAACTATTACAGTTGCAGCAGCAGCAGCAGCAGGTGATGTTGTTAACTTAGATTTCGATAGTTTAGGAGTTAAAGTTAGTTTAACAGCAACAGCAGCTGCAACAGCAACTAATATCGCTGCTGGAGTTAACGCTTCTACTATTCTTGTAACAGGTACTGGCTCAGCTTCATTCCAAATTGGAGCTAATGCTAACCAAACAATGAGCGTAGCCTTTACAGATATGAGTTCTTCAAATCTTGGTGGTGTAACTGGAACAACAGATATTGCCACTTTAGTAGCTGATAACACTGCTGTTTCTACTACTGCCAAAGCTCAGGTATTGATAACTCAGCTTGATGCAGCTATTGTTGATGTTTCAAGTCAAAGAGCCAAATTTGGTGCAGCTCAAAACAGACTTGAACATACTATTAAGAACTTAGATACATCTTCTGAAAATATGCAAGCATCAGAATCAAGAATTAGAGACGTTGATATGGCTAAGGAAATGATGGAATTTACTAAAAATAATATTCTTCAACAAGCTGGTCAATCGATGTTAGCTCAAGCAAATCAAGCTCCTCAGGGAGTACTTCAATTATTGAGATAG
- the csrA gene encoding carbon storage regulator CsrA: MLILTRKKEESLIINGNIEVKIIQIGDGRIKLGIEAPKEVEVFRKEIFIKIEEENKKAQANKEKLKELTGLVKEK, encoded by the coding sequence ATGCTGATACTAACAAGAAAAAAAGAAGAAAGTTTAATTATTAATGGGAATATTGAAGTTAAAATTATTCAAATAGGTGATGGGCGTATAAAACTTGGTATAGAAGCACCTAAAGAAGTGGAAGTATTTAGAAAAGAAATTTTTATTAAAATAGAAGAAGAAAATAAAAAAGCTCAGGCAAATAAAGAAAAACTTAAAGAATTAACTGGATTAGTAAAAGAAAAATAA
- the fliW gene encoding flagellar assembly protein FliW, with product MKIETKFLGEIEFLKEDIIYFEEGLYGFTNMKEFILIINPEPDLPFHWLQSIVDEKLSFIVTSPFLFLDEYDFEVNDSIIEKLNIKTHEDIEIYSITVIPNEVKNTTINLKAPIIINKNNKKAKQLILNEDFPYKHSIFKKVNK from the coding sequence ATGAAGATTGAAACAAAATTTTTAGGTGAAATTGAATTTTTAAAGGAAGATATAATATATTTTGAAGAAGGATTATATGGCTTCACAAATATGAAGGAGTTTATATTAATAATTAATCCAGAACCAGATCTTCCTTTTCATTGGCTTCAATCTATAGTAGATGAAAAATTAAGTTTTATTGTTACTTCACCATTTCTATTTTTAGATGAATATGACTTTGAAGTTAATGATAGCATTATTGAAAAGCTTAATATAAAAACGCATGAAGATATTGAAATTTATAGCATTACTGTTATACCAAATGAAGTAAAGAATACTACTATAAATTTAAAAGCCCCAATAATTATTAATAAAAATAATAAAAAAGCAAAACAGTTAATTTTAAATGAAGATTTCCCGTATAAACATAGTATATTTAAGAAGGTTAATAAATAG
- a CDS encoding DUF6470 family protein, translating to MKIEINSTNAKIGIKTTNASLSIKQPKADFDLSSTLPKVKIESTLPKVTIDQSAAFSESNLKNPFELTKEFISIAKSAMYKAMAKNVDQGNQLADIHKGGTPIADQAEENAYLQFQRETGMVTMPRSGAKIDVIKGKLDIKVEKGKVNNNIKANKPIIESKMGKVEIYMRQKNSITMKAVKDKFDKKI from the coding sequence ATGAAAATTGAGATAAATAGTACAAATGCTAAAATAGGAATAAAGACTACAAATGCATCTCTTTCTATAAAGCAACCTAAAGCAGATTTTGATTTGTCTTCTACTTTGCCAAAAGTGAAAATTGAATCTACTCTTCCTAAAGTTACCATAGATCAAAGCGCGGCATTTTCGGAATCAAATTTAAAAAATCCATTTGAATTAACAAAAGAATTTATTAGTATAGCTAAGAGCGCTATGTATAAGGCTATGGCAAAAAATGTAGACCAAGGAAATCAACTAGCTGATATTCATAAGGGTGGAACTCCAATTGCAGACCAGGCCGAAGAAAATGCATATCTTCAGTTTCAAAGAGAAACAGGTATGGTTACAATGCCACGTTCAGGAGCAAAAATAGACGTTATAAAAGGAAAACTTGATATAAAAGTTGAAAAGGGAAAAGTAAATAATAATATAAAAGCAAATAAACCTATAATTGAAAGTAAAATGGGTAAAGTAGAAATATACATGAGACAAAAAAATTCTATAACTATGAAAGCGGTTAAAGACAAATTTGACAAGAAAATATAA
- the flgL gene encoding flagellar hook-associated protein FlgL, with product MRVTNSMLVRNLISNVNNNLNKMQVMQDQLATGKRVQSASDDPVGASKIIKYRTDASELDQYATNTRDATSWLEATESNMMDTNKLFQRARELTVQAANGSNSVLETSNIAKEMEQIKEQIISNANFSFAGRYIFSGYHTDKKLLKDDGSFNVDITDNDINNTPETSYQIGVGEDIKISTNGINLYGYVPDNSNFITKMPSGTSDGVAASKSKLLSDNEIDLTSDYSTGGFTINIGGTNFTVDTTNLKGTVDTPIVKADFIDALNNSVDGSANKLEDTANIYFNADNKLAIEPKIYGLVAESITSTPAISSTYSGGINVSEAEVSGASISDADIGTDFDNKSFLLTVNDETKKITLGTVSPQDVSTLVSSLNSAITAAGFASGSVVAGVSGGNLTFSTTGTLSDGSVPKIEVRPIKSNKSKLIQDFDELISSLTSNDQTKISSFLDTIDSHVENFLTELADVGARTNRMELVTNRIDENSVSITKLLSDVQDADMSKVIMWLKNSENVYRASLSTGSRVIQPSLIDFIK from the coding sequence ATGAGAGTTACAAATTCAATGCTGGTTAGGAATTTAATATCGAATGTTAATAATAACTTAAATAAAATGCAGGTTATGCAAGACCAACTTGCTACAGGTAAAAGGGTTCAAAGTGCTTCAGATGATCCTGTTGGTGCTTCAAAAATTATTAAATATAGAACAGATGCTTCTGAACTTGATCAGTACGCAACAAATACTAGAGATGCAACTTCTTGGCTTGAAGCTACTGAAAGTAATATGATGGATACAAATAAACTTTTTCAAAGAGCAAGAGAATTAACTGTTCAAGCAGCTAATGGTTCAAATAGCGTACTTGAAACTTCAAATATTGCAAAAGAAATGGAGCAAATTAAAGAACAGATTATATCAAATGCTAATTTTTCATTTGCAGGTAGATATATATTTTCTGGCTATCATACAGATAAAAAATTGTTAAAAGATGATGGTTCTTTTAATGTTGATATTACAGATAACGATATAAATAATACTCCTGAAACATCCTATCAAATTGGGGTTGGTGAAGATATAAAAATTAGTACAAATGGTATAAATTTATATGGTTATGTTCCTGACAACAGTAACTTTATAACAAAAATGCCATCTGGTACGAGCGATGGAGTAGCTGCATCGAAATCGAAGTTGTTAAGTGACAATGAAATAGATTTAACTTCTGATTATAGCACTGGTGGTTTCACTATAAATATTGGTGGAACTAATTTCACAGTAGATACTACAAATTTAAAAGGAACTGTAGATACTCCAATTGTAAAAGCAGATTTTATTGATGCATTAAATAATTCTGTTGATGGGTCGGCTAATAAACTGGAAGACACAGCTAATATATATTTTAACGCTGATAATAAACTTGCTATTGAGCCTAAAATTTATGGGCTTGTAGCAGAATCGATCACTAGCACACCGGCTATTTCGTCTACCTATAGTGGTGGAATTAATGTTAGTGAAGCTGAGGTAAGTGGTGCAAGTATATCTGACGCAGATATAGGGACTGATTTTGACAATAAATCTTTTTTATTAACAGTAAATGATGAAACAAAAAAAATAACACTTGGAACTGTAAGTCCACAGGATGTGTCTACTTTAGTAAGTAGTCTAAATTCGGCAATTACGGCTGCTGGCTTTGCATCGGGTTCGGTGGTAGCTGGAGTTAGTGGTGGAAATTTAACTTTTTCGACAACAGGAACTTTAAGTGATGGAAGTGTCCCCAAAATAGAAGTAAGACCAATAAAATCAAATAAGAGTAAATTGATTCAAGATTTTGATGAACTTATTTCATCCCTAACTAGCAATGATCAAACAAAGATTAGTTCGTTTTTAGATACTATTGATTCACATGTAGAAAATTTTTTAACTGAACTTGCGGATGTTGGCGCAAGAACAAATAGGATGGAACTTGTAACAAATAGAATTGATGAAAATAGTGTATCTATAACTAAGCTTTTAAGTGATGTACAAGACGCTGATATGTCTAAAGTAATTATGTGGCTTAAAAATTCAGAAAATGTTTATAGAGCATCTCTTTCAACAGGTTCTAGAGTAATTCAACCAAGTTTAATAGATTTTATAAAATAG
- the flgK gene encoding flagellar hook-associated protein FlgK, with protein MGSTFFGLNIAKSGLFASQRALQVTSHNIANANTEGFSRQRVDMHAFSPDSLPSIQGMIGTGVDTDAIKQIRNEFLDYSFRTENSKMGEWSKKEDILKNIEAIINEPSESGISKIMDQFYSSLQELNKNPESLTTRALVRQRAIALTKGLNNTYSKLEKLQNDTNFELSVAITDINGYAEQISTLNKVIYSSELEGGKANDVRDQRNLLLDKMSELVEINYYEDDQKRFHVSVAGHEIVNHYNHDTLEQTERTSKLNDVDTSHLKDLVWSSGSTFTASSGKIKGITEMRDNISGTDKGIPYYLDKTNEFIDVMGTEINNVHQKGYDLDKNTGTFMFTINGMSSSDYKTYLKTKGFNGGAGVDVTSAVLSGTSSSLTDKENDKIMKNNIASIIDNNPNYKGKSVKLVDDTYLLVDRMKASEVTISSDIENDLNKFEASVSQDGVPGDGNNALKIADVRHNVELFDWGSPDDFIKSLVSNLGVDAQEATRVKDNQKVMVDSVTNSKESYSGVSLDEEMASMVQFQHSYNANAKMLTTVDKLLETIINLVR; from the coding sequence ATGGGATCAACGTTTTTTGGACTTAATATTGCAAAATCAGGATTATTTGCTTCACAAAGAGCACTTCAAGTAACATCACATAATATTGCAAATGCAAACACAGAAGGATTTTCAAGACAAAGAGTTGATATGCATGCATTTTCTCCAGATTCACTTCCATCAATTCAGGGAATGATTGGAACTGGCGTTGATACTGATGCTATAAAACAAATTAGAAATGAATTTTTAGATTATTCATTTAGAACAGAAAATAGTAAAATGGGTGAGTGGTCAAAAAAAGAAGATATTCTTAAAAATATTGAAGCAATAATAAATGAACCTTCTGAATCAGGAATAAGTAAAATTATGGATCAGTTTTATAGTTCGCTTCAAGAACTTAATAAAAATCCAGAAAGTTTAACAACAAGAGCTTTGGTAAGACAGAGGGCGATAGCACTTACAAAAGGATTAAACAACACTTACTCAAAACTTGAAAAACTTCAAAATGATACAAATTTTGAACTTAGTGTAGCGATTACAGATATAAATGGGTATGCCGAGCAAATTTCGACTTTAAATAAAGTGATTTACAGTTCAGAACTTGAAGGTGGAAAAGCAAACGACGTTAGGGATCAAAGAAATTTATTATTAGATAAAATGTCAGAATTAGTTGAAATAAATTACTATGAAGATGATCAAAAAAGATTTCATGTTTCTGTTGCGGGCCATGAAATAGTTAATCACTATAATCATGATACTCTAGAGCAGACAGAAAGAACAAGCAAACTTAACGATGTAGATACAAGTCATTTAAAAGATTTGGTATGGTCTTCTGGTTCAACGTTCACTGCTAGTTCGGGTAAAATAAAAGGTATAACAGAAATGAGAGATAATATTTCGGGCACTGATAAAGGGATTCCATATTATTTAGATAAAACAAATGAATTTATAGATGTCATGGGTACAGAAATTAATAATGTACATCAAAAAGGCTATGATCTTGATAAAAATACAGGGACTTTTATGTTTACTATTAATGGAATGTCATCTAGTGATTATAAAACGTACTTAAAAACAAAAGGTTTTAACGGTGGAGCTGGAGTAGACGTTACATCTGCAGTACTTAGTGGTACATCTTCTTCGCTTACAGATAAAGAAAATGATAAAATTATGAAAAATAATATTGCAAGTATTATTGACAATAATCCAAATTATAAAGGTAAATCTGTAAAACTAGTTGATGATACCTATTTATTAGTAGACAGAATGAAAGCAAGTGAAGTAACTATTTCGAGTGATATTGAAAATGATTTAAATAAATTTGAAGCATCGGTGTCACAGGACGGTGTTCCAGGTGATGGAAATAATGCGCTTAAAATTGCTGACGTAAGACATAATGTTGAACTTTTTGATTGGGGTTCTCCAGATGATTTTATTAAATCTTTAGTATCAAACTTAGGCGTAGATGCCCAGGAAGCAACGAGAGTAAAAGATAATCAAAAGGTTATGGTGGATTCTGTTACTAATAGCAAAGAATCGTATTCAGGGGTGTCTCTTGATGAAGAAATGGCAAGTATGGTGCAATTTCAGCATTCCTACAATGCAAATGCAAAAATGCTTACAACTGTAGATAAGTTACTTGAAACTATAATAAATCTTGTGAGATAG
- a CDS encoding flagellar protein FlgN produces MLVNYVDDLINALQKEYEIYKELTKIADDKKQIIIDGKIKELDKITIREQGLAMSLVKLENYREKVINKIMKDLNIKNIDTITELITHLDQDSKNKLNTVKNQLIGIIDDIKNKNELNSQLIDQSLKFIDFNIGLLAGIEEDNKYASDGKDPKFIQRKSLFDAKA; encoded by the coding sequence ATGTTAGTTAACTATGTAGACGATTTAATAAATGCTCTTCAAAAAGAGTATGAAATATACAAAGAACTTACAAAAATTGCAGATGATAAAAAACAAATTATTATAGATGGAAAAATAAAAGAACTTGATAAAATAACTATTAGAGAACAAGGACTTGCTATGAGCCTTGTAAAACTAGAAAATTACAGAGAAAAAGTTATAAATAAAATTATGAAAGATTTAAATATAAAAAATATTGATACTATAACTGAACTAATAACACATTTAGACCAAGATTCAAAAAACAAATTAAATACAGTTAAAAATCAACTTATTGGAATTATTGACGATATTAAAAATAAGAATGAGTTGAATAGTCAGCTTATAGATCAATCACTTAAGTTTATTGATTTTAATATTGGTTTATTAGCAGGAATAGAAGAAGATAATAAATACGCTTCTGATGGAAAAGATCCGAAGTTTATTCAAAGGAAAAGTTTATTTGATGCAAAGGCATAA
- the flgM gene encoding flagellar biosynthesis anti-sigma factor FlgM, with protein sequence MKIFNNPSVQKVMKSYGKNVNKVKSTEGVKFSKDKIEISDEAREFQVAKKAFDALPEVRQDKINSVKKQISSGTYKPSSREVAEKILSSLSDK encoded by the coding sequence ATGAAGATTTTTAATAATCCTAGTGTTCAAAAAGTTATGAAAAGTTATGGAAAAAATGTTAATAAAGTTAAATCAACAGAAGGAGTAAAATTTTCAAAAGACAAAATTGAGATATCTGATGAAGCAAGAGAGTTTCAAGTTGCAAAAAAAGCTTTTGATGCCTTGCCTGAAGTAAGACAGGACAAGATAAATAGTGTCAAAAAGCAAATTAGCAGCGGAACATATAAACCTTCTAGTAGAGAAGTTGCTGAAAAGATACTTAGTTCTTTAAGTGATAAGTGA